One genomic window of Solanum dulcamara chromosome 10, daSolDulc1.2, whole genome shotgun sequence includes the following:
- the LOC129870645 gene encoding 1-aminocyclopropane-1-carboxylate oxidase homolog 1-like, with translation MVDTDRAKELKAFDDTKAGVKGLVDTGIVRIPEFFVTPALIENEFSAKNLNSCSDIEVNVQIPIINLEDINGDDFRRRRIVEEVSEACKTWGFFQVVNHGVPQHVMNEMIGGVRSFNEQSNEIKMEFYSRDNLKKVKFNSNFDLYQSKAANWRDTLACVMAPNPPTNDELPEICREELLQYSDHVRRLGHTIFELLAEALGLKPNHLLDMECAKGHFILCHYYPPCPEPNKTLGITKHTDPDFFTILLQDQIGGLQIYHQNQWIDIHPVTGALVINLGDLLQLLSNDKFKSAEHRVLSKHIGPRISVACFFTTQFQPFDRLYGPIKELLSDENPPLYKETTVRDYVSHYNSKGLGAIPSLLHLRLNSSI, from the exons atggtaGACACTGATCGAGCAAAAGAACTAAAGGCCTTTGATGATACAAAGGCTGGTGTAAAAGGACTGGTCGATACAGGGATAGTTCGTATTCCTGAATTCTTCGTTACACCGGCCTTAATAGAAAATGAGTTCAGTGCTAAGAATCTTAATTCATGTTCAGATATAGAAGTTAACGTTCAAATCCCGATTATAAATCTTGAGGATATAAACGGAGATGATTTTCGACGCAGAAGAATTGTTGAAGAGGTTAGTGAGGCATGTAAGACTTGGGGATTTTTTCAAGTTGTGAACCATGGTGTGCCTCAACATGTTATGAATGAGATGATTGGTGGAGTTAGAAGTTTCAATGAACAATCAAATGAGATAAAAATGGAATTTTATTCAAGGGATAATTTGAAGAAAGTGAAATTTAATAGTAATTTTGATCTTTATCAATCTAAAGCTGCAAATTGGAGGGATACTTTAGCTTGTGTTATGGCTCCTAATCCTCCTACTAATGATGAATTACCAGAAATATGCAG GGAGGAATTACTTCAATATTCTGATCATGTTAGAAGATTGGGCCATACAATATTTGAGTTACTAGCAGAGGCACTTGGGCTGAAGCCCAATCACTTGTTGGACATGGAATGTGCTAAAGGCCATTTCATTCTTTGTCATTACTATCCACCTTGTCCTGAGCCCAATAAGACTCTTGGAATCACTAAGCATACTGATCCAGATTTCTTCACAATTCTTCTACAAGATCAAATTGGTGGGCTTCAAATTTATCACCAAAATCAATGGATTGATATTCATCCTGTTACTGGAGCCCTAGTTATCAATCTTGGTGACCTTTTGCAG CTTCTATCAAATGACAAGTTCAAAAGTGCTGAGCATAGAGTATTGTCAAAACATATTGGGCCAAGGATTTCAGTTGCATGTTTTTTCACAACTCAATTTCAGCCATTTGATAGACTTTATGGCCCAATAAAGGAATTGTTGTCTGATGAAAATCCTCCTTTGTACAAAGAAACAACAGTGAGAGATTATGTATCCCATTACAACTCCAAAGGACTTGGTGCTATCCCTTCACTTCTCCATTTAAGGCTCAACTCGTCCATTTGA
- the LOC129870646 gene encoding uncharacterized protein LOC129870646, giving the protein MEKEAKKEGFRKYLEASGVLDALTKVLVALYEQNDKPSSALEFVQQKLGGPSLSEYEKLQAELSDLQIRYNELSKENQERCRELEELKQTQAEASANKEPDVGNTHDEELKSTDVVKS; this is encoded by the exons atg GAAAAGGAAGCAAAGAAAGAAGGTTTCAGGAAGTATTTGGAGGCCAGTGGAGTTCTTGATGCTCTAACCAAAG TCCTTGTTGCACTATACGAGCAGAATGACAAACCTTCTTCAGCTCTTGA ATTTGTCCAGCAAAAATTAGGTGGTCCATCACTGTCTGAATATGAAAAGCTACAAGCCGAGTTATCAGATCTGCAAATTAGATATAATGAACTCTCGAAAGAAAACCAAGAAAGATGCAGGGAG TTGGAGGAATTGAAACAAACACAAGCAGAAGCATCAGCTAATAAGGAGCCTGATGTAGGAAATACTCATGATGAAGAACTCAAGAGTACAGATGTTGTAAAGAGTTAA
- the LOC129870729 gene encoding 1-aminocyclopropane-1-carboxylate oxidase homolog 1-like: MANYDRAKDLRAFDDTKAGVKGLVDSGIVHIPEIFVTPAITKNEFSTQNLDSCSNNNVQIPVIDLEGINIGGDFRRRRIVEEVGEACKTWGFFQVVNHGVPQHVMDEMIDGIRGFHEQPNDIKMEFYSMDPMKKVMFNSNFDLYQSKVANWRDTLACLMAPNPPTNDELPEACREELLQYSKHVRKLGHTVFELLAEALGLKLNHLLDMDCAKGHFIISHYYPPCPEPNKTLGITKHTDPDFFTILLQDQIGGLQIYHQNQWIDIHPVTGALVINLGDLLQLLSNDKFKSAEHRVLAKDIGPRISIACFFTTQLLPFDKLYGPIKELLSNENPPLYKETTVRDYVSYYNSKGLGALPSLLHLRL; encoded by the exons ATGGCCAACTATGATAGAGCAAAAGATCTCAGGGCCTTTGATGACACAAAGGCCGGTGTAAAAGGACTAGTCGATTCGGGGATAGTTCATATCCCCGAGATCTTTGTTACACCGGCCATAACAAAAAATGAGTTCAGTACTCAAAATCTTGATTCATGCTCAAACAACAATGTTCAAATCCCGGTTATAGATCTCGAGGGTATAAATATTGGAGGCGATTTTCGACGTAGGAGAATTGTTGAAGAGGTTGGTGAGGCATGTAAGACATGGGGATTTTTCCAAGTTGTGAATCATGGTGTGCCTCAACATGTTATGGATGAGATGATTGATGGAATCAGAGGTTTCCATGAGCAACCAAATGATATAAAGATGGAATTTTATTCAATGGATCCTATGAAGAAGGTGATGTTTAATAGTAATTTTGATCTTTATCAATCTAAGGTTGCAAATTGGAGGGATACATTAGCTTGTCTCATGGCTCCTAATCCTCCTACTAATGATGAATTACCAGAAGCATGCag GGAGGAATTACTTCAATATTCTAAGCATGTTAGAAAGTTGGGCCATACAGTATTTGAGTTACTAGCAGAGGCACTTGGGCTGAAGCTCAATCACTTATTGGACATGGACTGTGCAAAAGGCCATTTCATAATCAGCCATTACTATCCACCTTGTCCTGAGCCCAATAAGACTCTTGGAATAACAAAGCATACTGACCCAGATTTCTTCACAATTCTTCTACAAGATCAAATTGGTGGACTTCAAATTTATCACCAAAATCAATGGATTGATATTCATCCTGTCACTGGAGCCCTAGTTATCAATCTTGGTGACCTTTTGCAG CTTCTATCAAATGACAAGTTCAAAAGTGCTGAGCATAGAGTATTGGCAAAAGATATTGGACCAAGGATTTCAATTGCATGTTTTTTCACAACTCAACTTCTGCCATTTGACAAACTTTATGGCCCAATAAAGGAATTGTTGTCAAATGAAAATCCTCCTTTGTACAAAGAAACAACAGTGAGAGATTATGTGTCTTATTACAACTCCAAAGGACTTGGTGCTCTCCCTTCACTTCTCCATTTAAGACTCTAG